A segment of the candidate division KSB1 bacterium genome:
TGTCTTTTCACAGGATTTTACTGTACTGGGGGGTTCCCTTTCCGAAGCGTATGGGAAAAAGATTTGCAAAATAATGGACATGGCTATGAAAGTTGGCTCCCCGCTGATTGGCCTGAACGATTCCGGCGGCGCGCGCATTCAGGAAGGAGTTGTTAGTCTCGGCGCTTATGCGGATATTTTCTTGCGCAACACTTTGGCTTCCGGTGTGGTGCCGCAAATTTCGGCAATAATGGGACCGTGCGCCGGCGGAGCGGTCTACTCGCCGGCAATTACAGATTTTATTTTAATGGTTAAGAAAACCAGCTTCATGTTTGTGACCGGCCCGGAAGTTGTCAAAACCGTGACTCACGAAGAGGTTACTTTTGAAGAACTTGGCGGTGCTGAAACCCACGCCACTAAAAGTGGTGTCTCTCATTTTGTATCCGAAAATGAAGTTGAGTGTTTACAGACAATCCGCAAGCTACTAAGTTATATGCCTCAAAACAATTTGGAGGACCCGCCGCGATTTGAATGCTCGGATGATAGCCATCGCACCGATGAAGAGTTGATGACTATTATCCCGGAAAATCCCAATAAACCTTATGAGATGCGGGATATTATTACCAGGGTGTTCGATGACAACGAATTTCTTGAAGTTCATGCGGATTATGCGCAAAATATTGTGGTAGGGTTTGGCCGTTTAGCCGGTCGGTCTGTTGGGATTGTTGCAAATCAACCCGCTGCCTTAGCTGGGGTGTTGGATATCGATTCATCAATTAAAGGCGCCAGATTTGTACGCTTTTGCGATGCGTTTAACATCCCAATCGTCACATTTGTGGATGTGCCGGGATTTTTGCCGGGCACGGATCAGGAGTGGCGGGGCATCATAAAAAACGGTGCCAAGCTTTTGTATGCTTATTGTGAAGCTACAGTCCCGAAAGTCACGGTCATTACTCGCAAGGCGTACGGCGGCGCTTATGATGTTATGAGCTCCAAGCACATTCGCGGTGATGTTAATTACGCGTGGCCGTCATCAGAGATTGCAGTCATGGGTCCCAAAGGCGCGGTGGAGATTATTTTCAAAAAAGATATTGAAAGAGCCGAGGACAAAGAAAAAACCACCGACCTGAAGGTAACGGAATATAGAGAGAAATTTGCTAATCCCTATATTGCGGCCGAACGCGGTTATATTGACGAAATCATTGAGCCACAAGAGACGAGACCGAAGTTGATTCGCTCTCTTGAAATGCTTGAAAATAAAGTAGACTCGAATCCGCGGAAGAAGCACGGGAATATTCCGCTTTAGTTAAGATTGAAGGTTGTAGAGCAAATGTCTTTTTTGCGGTGTTCAAAAAGATAGTTAAGTAAAAAAATGGAAAACATAGTTTCGAAAGTTAAAAGAAACCGGGCTGCTGAAGAGAAACAAGTTATCGATGAATTTGTGACAAGAGTGCGCGAGATGTTAGATGAGCGGGCAAAACGGATTGTTTTCTACGGCTCCCGTGCACGAGGCGATGCAGATGAGGAATCTGATTATGATTTTCTCGTTCTGGTTGAACCCTTCCATAAGAAGGACAAGAAAATAGTGAGAGATATAAGTACTGATATTTCTTATGATAATGATTGCTACATCTCAACGAGGACTATCAGTGCCTCTGAATTTACGGAAGATCGGTTTTTCTATTTTTATGAAAATGTCACCAAAGAGGGCATCGATTTGTGACCGTTCAAAACAGAAGAAAAGCTATCGAGAAAATGATCGAAAGAAAAGGAGCCTTCAAAGAAGCAAATTTACTTTGTGAAGAGGGTCTCTGCTACGGTGCTATATCGAGAGCTTATTATTCAATGTTTTATTTGACTCAAGCTGTTTTGACGACTAAAGATTTGTCACGAAAAAAGCACTCCGCTGTGATTTCGGCATTTGCCGAGCATTTTATCAAACAGGGCTTGCTTTCTAAAGACTTACATTCAAAAATACGTCAAGCTTTCGATGAGAGAAATGTTGCTGATTATGAAGTTGAGATTCTGAAATCCGAAGAAGATTCCATAGAGATTCTAAACTATGCCTTGGAGTTTTCTGAACAAGTTACTCCTTTTCTAAAAAACTGGATTGAAGAAAACAATTAGATATTTTCTAAGAATCACATGCCGCTAAACTTAAAACAAGAATTACACCGCCACTTCGGATTCGACGCCTTTCGGCCGGGGCAAGATGCAGCGATAAACCACGTTCTGAATAAAAACGACGCCCTGGTTGTGATGCCGACGGGGGCCGGGAAGTCGTTGTGCTACCAGCTTCCGGCCCTCTTAACGAAGGGCACAACTCTGGTAGTTTCACCACTCATCGCTTTAATGAAGGACCAGGTTGAAACCCTGCAAGCTTCTGGAAAAGCTGCGGCTTTTATAAACAGCTCTTTGTCGACTTCTGAGCAAAGCGAGCGCATTCGAGACATGAGAGAAGGGCGGTTCCAATTGATCTATGTCGCACCGGAACGATTTCGCAGCAGTGTTTTTCTCTCCGCGCTTGCCGAAGTTGAAGTTAGTTTATTTGTAGTTGACGAAGCACACTGTATCTCGCACTGGGGACATGATTTTCGTCCTGATTATTTGAATTTGAAAAATGTGATTTCTTCGCTCGACAACCCGACGGTGACGGCTTTGACCGCTACGGCGACAGTTAAAGTACAGGAAGATATTATCCAGCAGCTTGGATTGCTGAATTGCAAGAAAATTGTAACCGGGTTTAATCGTCCCAATCTTTCGTTTGAAGTTGAATACACGCTGGACGATAATGCCAAACGTTTTGAATTAGAGAAACTGTTAAAGAAACAACCGGGAAGCACGATCATTTACACCGGCAGGCGGCGGGAGGCTGAAGAGGTTGCGGAATTTGTAAGAATTATTTGTAAGCAGAAAACAGATTTTTATCACGCTGGCCTGAGTGCTGAATCACGCAGCCGCATTCAAGACGCTTTTATGAATAATGAAACCTCCGTCATCGTCGCCACGAACGCATTTGGCATGGGAGTGGACAAGCCGGATATTCGCAGAGTGATTCATTATACTTTACCCGGCACGTTGGAGGCCTATTATCAGGAGGCTGGCCGGGCCGGTCGTGACGGCGAACCTTCCCGGGTTATTTTGCTTTACTCGCCTGATGATCAAGGGTTGCAGAAATGGTTTATCGAAAACAGCTTGCCGACCCGGAAAGAATTGACGCAAATTTATGACGTGCTCAAAGGCTTTGCTGAGGACAACCTGATTCGTATAAACATGGGTTATTTGGAGAGAGCCACTGATCTTTACGAAACCAAGATACGCGTCGGAATTGCCGAGCTTCTGAAAGCGAAGGTCATGCAAGATTTGGGAGACCGGAACCAAACGTTGAACTTTAAACTCCTGCCCATTCAAAGGTTAGACCTTTCGACAAACGTTCGGGAGATAGAGAAAAGACGGCGGTATAGGCACCAACAATTAGACCAGATGATCGGTTATGCAGATAGTAGCCGGTGCAGGCGGCGGTTTATTCTGGAGCATTTCGGAGATAAGGGCGCTCCCGATGCTGAGCGGTGTTGTGATGTGTGCTTGAGGAAAAGTTCTATTTCTGCAAAAAAGCCAGCCGCCGACGGAGAGTATTCGGAAGTGGAAAAGACCGCGCTTATCATTTTGCATGCCGTCAAACATTTTAAACGCGAGGTTGGACGAAGCCGTTTGGTGGAAGTATTAACCGGGTCAAGAGGAAAAGAGATTTTTGCATTTGGCTGGCATAAAGTTAAGCATTACGGCCGGTTGCAGCATTACACGCAAGCACAATGCAAAGATTTTGTCGACCAACTTTTGAAGGAGCGTTATTTAAAACTGATTTGGAAAGATTATCCTCTTCTAAAGCTTACGCTGGAAGGAGAAGAGGCATTGCAAAAGCTTACCCCAATTCCGCTGGATCCCAAAGATGCCTCTGTTCCGGCACTCTCGGGCTCATCATCGCGATGGCTTTCGGGGGTGTCTTCAACTGACCAGGTCACACTGGCACTTTTTCGAAAGGGACTCTCAGCCGGGGGAATTGCGGAACAACGTAATTTATCCGCTCGTACCATATTTACTCACTTAAGCCACCTGATTGAATCCGATTTAGTTAAAGTCGTCGCGGTGGTTTCAGCGGATAAAGTTAAGGGTATCAGAAGTGCTATTAAAGTAGCCGGCATGCCCGCTTTAAAGCCCATAAAAGAAATTTTGTCGGACAATTACAGTTATGATGAAATAAAGTGTGTGGTCGCTGATGAAATGCGTCGGGGGAAAGGTTTAAAGGATAACGTTTCGGCTGAGTACTTTTAGCCTGGTCAAAAAACGAATAACGAATAACGAATAACCAATAACCCAAACAAGGAGGGTAACATGGCCGTTGCAAGAGTTACAACAATTACTTCGTCATCAGAAAAAGGGTTTCAGGATGCATTTCAAATAGGAATCGATCGCGCGACTTCAACCTTAAGAAACATTACCGGCGCTGAAATCGTTTCGCAAAAAGCCAAAATTGAAAACGCCAGGGTTTCCGAATATCGCGTCACAATGAATGTAACATTTATTCTGGATTAAGGACTGATTGAATTAAAAAGAGGATTCATGAATTTTCAGAAAGAAAACATCGAAGACGTCACGGTTGTGCGCGTTCAGGAATCACGCCTCGATAGCAATATTTCGTCTGATATGAAAACGGAGTTGCTGCGATTAATTGAAAGAGAAGGCGCGCAGAATATTTTAATCGATTTAAATCAAGTCGATTATGTGGACAGTTCAGGCTTAGGTGCCCTGTTGTTTGGGCACCGGCAAGCCAAGCTGAATTCCGGGAAACTCAAATTGGTCAATTTAAACACCAAGATTCTTACTCTTATTAAAATCGCGAAATTGGAAAATATTCTGGAGGGGCATCAAAACGAGAAGGAAGCCCTGAAGAGTTTTCAAAATGGCCAATAAATTTAAGAAGATCCTGATTGCCAACCGTGGTGAGATTGCGGTGCGCGTTATTCGCGCCTGTCAAGAGTTGGGAGTTTCAACTGTTGCCGTTTACTCTGAGGCCGACCGCCTCGCTTTGCATGTCCGATTCGCTGATGAGGCTTATTATTTAGGACCAGCGCCTTCGAATGAGAGTTATCTGGTTCAGGATAAGCTGATCGAAGTTGCTAAGAAATCGGGAGCAGACGCAGTCCACCCGGGGTACGGTTTCCTTGCGGAGAACCCGGAATTTGCTGAGCGAGTCGCTGGAGCTGGTTTAGTCTTTATTGGCCCGCCACCCAAAGCCATGCGCTTGATGGGGGATAAAACTGCAGCGCGGCAGAGGATGCTCAAAGCAAACGTGCCAATTGTCCCCGGAACGGATAAAGCTTTGCCAGATGAGGCAGCAGCAGCTGTTTTGGCTAACGATCTGGGCTACCCGGTTTTGTTAAAAGCGGTTGCGGGCGGCGGCGGTAAAGGTATGCGAGTCGTAAAAACCAAAACCGAAATTGCTTCCGCTTTTCGGACGGCAAAATCAGAAGCGGAGTCCGCATTTGGAGATGACCGGATCTACATCGAAAAATACTTGGAGGCGCCGAGGCACATCGAGTTTCAGATACTGGCAGATCAGCATGGCAATGTTTTACACTTGGGGGAGCGGGAGTGCTCTATTCAACGGCGCCATCAAAAAGTCA
Coding sequences within it:
- a CDS encoding acyl-CoA carboxylase subunit beta, which encodes MAIPEKIRHLRQQKSEALLGGGQKRIDAQHKKGKLTARERIDLLLDEGSFQEIDMLVKHQYSDFGLDKQRYFGDGVVTGHGLIEGRQVFVFSQDFTVLGGSLSEAYGKKICKIMDMAMKVGSPLIGLNDSGGARIQEGVVSLGAYADIFLRNTLASGVVPQISAIMGPCAGGAVYSPAITDFILMVKKTSFMFVTGPEVVKTVTHEEVTFEELGGAETHATKSGVSHFVSENEVECLQTIRKLLSYMPQNNLEDPPRFECSDDSHRTDEELMTIIPENPNKPYEMRDIITRVFDDNEFLEVHADYAQNIVVGFGRLAGRSVGIVANQPAALAGVLDIDSSIKGARFVRFCDAFNIPIVTFVDVPGFLPGTDQEWRGIIKNGAKLLYAYCEATVPKVTVITRKAYGGAYDVMSSKHIRGDVNYAWPSSEIAVMGPKGAVEIIFKKDIERAEDKEKTTDLKVTEYREKFANPYIAAERGYIDEIIEPQETRPKLIRSLEMLENKVDSNPRKKHGNIPL
- a CDS encoding nucleotidyltransferase domain-containing protein, yielding MENIVSKVKRNRAAEEKQVIDEFVTRVREMLDERAKRIVFYGSRARGDADEESDYDFLVLVEPFHKKDKKIVRDISTDISYDNDCYISTRTISASEFTEDRFFYFYENVTKEGIDL
- a CDS encoding HEPN domain-containing protein, giving the protein MIERKGAFKEANLLCEEGLCYGAISRAYYSMFYLTQAVLTTKDLSRKKHSAVISAFAEHFIKQGLLSKDLHSKIRQAFDERNVADYEVEILKSEEDSIEILNYALEFSEQVTPFLKNWIEENN
- a CDS encoding RecQ family ATP-dependent DNA helicase, whose product is MPLNLKQELHRHFGFDAFRPGQDAAINHVLNKNDALVVMPTGAGKSLCYQLPALLTKGTTLVVSPLIALMKDQVETLQASGKAAAFINSSLSTSEQSERIRDMREGRFQLIYVAPERFRSSVFLSALAEVEVSLFVVDEAHCISHWGHDFRPDYLNLKNVISSLDNPTVTALTATATVKVQEDIIQQLGLLNCKKIVTGFNRPNLSFEVEYTLDDNAKRFELEKLLKKQPGSTIIYTGRRREAEEVAEFVRIICKQKTDFYHAGLSAESRSRIQDAFMNNETSVIVATNAFGMGVDKPDIRRVIHYTLPGTLEAYYQEAGRAGRDGEPSRVILLYSPDDQGLQKWFIENSLPTRKELTQIYDVLKGFAEDNLIRINMGYLERATDLYETKIRVGIAELLKAKVMQDLGDRNQTLNFKLLPIQRLDLSTNVREIEKRRRYRHQQLDQMIGYADSSRCRRRFILEHFGDKGAPDAERCCDVCLRKSSISAKKPAADGEYSEVEKTALIILHAVKHFKREVGRSRLVEVLTGSRGKEIFAFGWHKVKHYGRLQHYTQAQCKDFVDQLLKERYLKLIWKDYPLLKLTLEGEEALQKLTPIPLDPKDASVPALSGSSSRWLSGVSSTDQVTLALFRKGLSAGGIAEQRNLSARTIFTHLSHLIESDLVKVVAVVSADKVKGIRSAIKVAGMPALKPIKEILSDNYSYDEIKCVVADEMRRGKGLKDNVSAEYF
- a CDS encoding dodecin domain-containing protein, translated to MAVARVTTITSSSEKGFQDAFQIGIDRATSTLRNITGAEIVSQKAKIENARVSEYRVTMNVTFILD
- a CDS encoding STAS domain-containing protein, coding for MNFQKENIEDVTVVRVQESRLDSNISSDMKTELLRLIEREGAQNILIDLNQVDYVDSSGLGALLFGHRQAKLNSGKLKLVNLNTKILTLIKIAKLENILEGHQNEKEALKSFQNGQ